In the genome of Tropicibacter oceani, one region contains:
- the mgtE gene encoding magnesium transporter, whose translation MTDDQDQIELDTAEDSQRPMREQIKEALDQRDAEKIESLLAPLPISGKMRQLLSLSQDDRDLLLELVNAELAADLVEEAPHETATDLVERMEAGRAAEVLDELDSDLQADLIGDLDTEEAEAILSRFDPEEAADLRRLAAYEDDTAGGLMVAEAFSFPDTATVGAVLRGMVSEDDDFERYRGQHPYVVDADDRPVGVVSLRGLLTAKRSDKLTTIMTTPMTVSVDTTLDELQDLFDGNNYLGLPVVEKDGRIAGVVSRSAVDAAALERAESSSLKRQGVVGDEVRAMPLWLRSRRRLAWLSANIVLNIIAASVISAYEETLAAVIAIAVFLPMVSDMSGCSGNQAVGVTMRELSLGIVQPKDAFRVWLKEVSVGVINGLALGVLIGLVAFAWKGNPYLGLVIGLALAINTVIAVSIGGVVPLLLKRLNQDPAAASGPLLTTITDMAGFFLVLSLATLMMPLLL comes from the coding sequence ATGACCGATGACCAAGACCAGATCGAACTCGACACCGCCGAGGACAGCCAGCGCCCGATGCGCGAACAGATCAAGGAGGCGCTCGATCAACGCGACGCCGAAAAGATCGAGTCCCTGCTGGCCCCGCTGCCGATCAGCGGCAAGATGCGGCAACTTCTGTCGCTGTCCCAGGACGACCGCGACCTGCTGCTGGAACTGGTCAATGCTGAGCTCGCCGCCGACCTGGTCGAAGAGGCGCCGCATGAAACCGCCACCGACCTGGTCGAACGGATGGAGGCCGGACGCGCCGCCGAAGTCCTTGATGAACTCGATTCCGACCTTCAGGCCGACCTGATCGGCGATCTCGACACCGAAGAGGCCGAAGCGATCCTGTCCCGCTTTGACCCCGAAGAGGCCGCCGACCTGCGCAGGCTGGCCGCCTACGAGGACGACACCGCCGGCGGATTGATGGTGGCCGAGGCCTTTTCCTTTCCCGACACGGCGACCGTGGGCGCGGTGCTGCGCGGCATGGTCAGCGAAGATGACGATTTCGAACGCTATCGCGGCCAGCACCCCTATGTGGTCGATGCCGATGATCGCCCGGTCGGGGTCGTTTCGCTGCGCGGGCTGCTGACCGCCAAGCGCAGCGACAAGCTGACCACGATCATGACCACCCCGATGACCGTCAGCGTCGATACCACGCTGGACGAATTGCAGGATCTGTTCGACGGCAACAACTATCTTGGCCTGCCGGTTGTCGAAAAGGATGGCCGGATCGCCGGGGTCGTGTCGCGCAGCGCCGTCGATGCCGCCGCGCTGGAACGGGCCGAAAGCTCCAGCCTGAAACGTCAGGGTGTTGTCGGCGACGAAGTGCGCGCCATGCCGCTGTGGCTGCGTTCGCGCCGGCGGCTGGCCTGGCTGTCGGCCAACATCGTTCTGAACATCATCGCCGCCAGCGTCATTTCCGCCTACGAGGAAACCCTGGCCGCCGTCATCGCCATCGCGGTCTTTTTGCCCATGGTGTCGGACATGTCCGGCTGTTCGGGCAACCAGGCGGTCGGCGTCACCATGCGCGAGCTGTCGCTGGGCATCGTCCAGCCCAAGGACGCCTTTCGCGTCTGGCTCAAGGAGGTGTCAGTCGGGGTCATCAACGGCCTGGCGCTGGGTGTGTTGATCGGGCTTGTCGCCTTTGCCTGGAAGGGCAACCCCTATCTGGGCCTGGTGATCGGCCTGGCGCTGGCCATCAACACGGTGATCGCGGTGTCCATCGGCGGCGTCGTGCCCTTGCTTCTCAAGCGGCTGAACCAGGACCCGGCGGCGGCAAGCGGGCCGTTGCTGACCACGATCACCGACATGGCGGGTTTCTTCCTGGTGCTCAGCCTGGCCACGCTGATGATGCCGCTGTTGCTGTAA
- a CDS encoding response regulator codes for MTTKVLAIDDSRTIRNLLRVSLEGAGFEFHSAEDGQEGVEVFPDVDPDVVITDINMPRMDGFGVIESLRSGPNKTNVPILVLTTESSDDLKSRARESGATGWIVKPFDDASLVSVLKRLTGHVG; via the coding sequence ATGACGACAAAGGTGCTTGCAATCGACGATTCACGCACGATCCGAAACCTTCTGCGGGTATCGCTGGAAGGGGCGGGGTTTGAATTTCATTCTGCCGAGGACGGGCAGGAAGGGGTCGAGGTCTTTCCCGATGTCGATCCGGACGTCGTGATAACCGACATCAACATGCCGCGCATGGATGGCTTTGGCGTGATCGAATCCCTGCGCAGCGGCCCCAACAAGACCAATGTTCCCATCCTCGTCCTGACCACCGAAAGCTCGGATGACCTGAAATCCCGGGCGCGCGAATCCGGGGCAACCGGTTGGATCGTCAAACCCTTTGACGACGCCTCTCTGGTTTCCGTCCTCAAAAGATTGACGGGGCATGTAGGCTGA
- a CDS encoding carboxymuconolactone decarboxylase family protein: MSDAGPQPVLAPLGDADWPPELADMLSGFAGGLNVYRTMAHHPALLRAWADLRDHIVNHSALGRDDLEVVILRGGHRLQSPYEWSQHIVRARKYGLTDPRIASLRGPLDAMQPGDAILCAAVDELFDGARLHPATLAAVTATFGTHAVFDLMATVGFYSTLGFILNTFGTPLDDDIHAQLVANPLRD; this comes from the coding sequence ATGTCTGACGCTGGTCCCCAGCCCGTTCTGGCGCCGCTGGGCGATGCCGACTGGCCGCCCGAACTGGCGGACATGCTGTCCGGTTTTGCCGGCGGGCTGAACGTCTATCGCACCATGGCGCATCACCCGGCGCTGCTGCGGGCCTGGGCCGATCTGCGCGATCACATCGTCAACCACTCGGCGCTTGGCCGCGATGATCTGGAGGTCGTCATCCTGCGCGGCGGCCACCGGCTGCAATCGCCCTATGAATGGTCGCAGCATATCGTCCGGGCCCGCAAATACGGGCTGACGGACCCGCGCATCGCATCCCTGCGCGGCCCGCTGGACGCCATGCAACCGGGCGACGCGATCCTGTGCGCCGCCGTGGACGAACTGTTCGACGGCGCCCGCCTGCACCCTGCAACGCTGGCCGCCGTCACCGCCACCTTTGGCACCCATGCGGTGTTCGACCTGATGGCGACGGTCGGCTTTTATTCCACGCTGGGCTTTATCCTGAACACCTTCGGAACGCCTTTGGACGACGACATCCACGCGCAGCTTGTTGCCAATCCCCTGCGGGATTGA
- a CDS encoding FMN-binding glutamate synthase family protein — protein sequence MRFSVLAGCAVLAFLSLVGLIWSSWFWLGVLLFGALVALGVSDLVQPRHSILRNYPIIGHMRFMFEGIRPEIRQYLIESDQDEEPFSRDKRSLVYQRAKGVEDKRPFGTRQRVYDSGYEWLTHSAAPKHIANHDFRVTIGGPDCKQPYDASIYNISAMSFGALSANAILALNTGARMGGFAHDTGEGGISRYHRQGGGDIIYEVGSGYFGCRTPEGRFDVDKFREQAADPQVKMIELKLSQGAKPGHGGVLPASKISPEIAEARGVPMGQDCVSPASHPEFSTPIELMQFIKTLRDNASGKPVGFKLCIGHRREFMCMVKAMLETDIVPDFIVVDGKEGGTGAAPLEFANHMGMPLVEGLVFAHNTLRGAGLRDRLKLGASAKLVTAFDIAKSLALGADWANSARGFMFSIGCIQAQACHTNHCPVGVATQDKTRQRALDVPAKSERVFRFHQNTLKALAEMTGAAGLTHPNGFMPHHLLMRESDRDMVTGEEVYPYLPEGFLLRGDGDDFGYSMRWNRARAEAFEPFDASYV from the coding sequence ATGCGTTTTTCCGTTCTTGCCGGCTGTGCCGTTCTGGCGTTTTTGTCCCTTGTCGGGCTGATCTGGTCGTCCTGGTTCTGGCTGGGGGTCCTGCTGTTCGGGGCGCTTGTGGCGCTAGGCGTCAGTGACCTGGTGCAACCGCGCCATTCGATCCTGCGCAACTATCCGATTATCGGTCACATGCGGTTCATGTTCGAAGGCATCCGCCCCGAAATCCGCCAATACCTGATCGAAAGCGATCAGGACGAAGAACCGTTTTCGCGCGACAAACGATCACTTGTCTATCAGCGCGCCAAGGGGGTCGAGGACAAGCGCCCGTTTGGCACCCGGCAGCGGGTTTACGATTCCGGCTATGAGTGGCTGACCCATTCCGCCGCGCCCAAACACATCGCCAACCATGATTTCCGCGTCACGATCGGCGGTCCGGACTGCAAGCAGCCCTATGATGCCTCGATCTACAACATCTCGGCCATGTCCTTTGGCGCGCTGTCGGCCAATGCGATCCTTGCGCTGAACACAGGCGCGCGCATGGGCGGTTTTGCCCATGACACCGGCGAAGGCGGCATCAGCCGCTATCACCGCCAGGGCGGCGGCGACATCATCTACGAGGTCGGGTCGGGCTATTTCGGCTGCCGCACCCCCGAGGGGCGCTTTGACGTCGACAAGTTCCGCGAACAGGCCGCCGATCCCCAGGTCAAGATGATCGAGCTGAAGCTGAGCCAGGGCGCCAAACCCGGGCACGGCGGGGTTCTGCCCGCCTCCAAGATCTCGCCCGAGATCGCCGAGGCGCGCGGCGTGCCGATGGGGCAGGATTGCGTGTCGCCCGCCTCGCACCCCGAATTTTCCACCCCGATCGAACTGATGCAATTCATCAAGACCCTGCGCGACAACGCCAGCGGCAAACCGGTGGGCTTCAAGCTGTGCATCGGGCACCGGCGCGAATTCATGTGCATGGTCAAGGCGATGCTGGAAACCGACATCGTCCCCGACTTTATCGTCGTCGATGGCAAAGAGGGCGGCACAGGCGCTGCGCCGCTGGAATTTGCCAACCACATGGGCATGCCGCTGGTCGAAGGGCTGGTCTTTGCCCACAACACCCTGCGCGGCGCGGGCCTGCGCGACCGGTTGAAACTGGGCGCCTCGGCCAAGCTGGTGACCGCCTTTGACATTGCCAAATCGCTGGCGCTGGGGGCCGACTGGGCGAATTCCGCGCGCGGTTTCATGTTTTCGATCGGCTGCATCCAGGCCCAGGCCTGCCACACCAACCACTGCCCCGTCGGCGTGGCCACCCAGGACAAGACGCGCCAGCGCGCGCTGGACGTCCCGGCCAAATCCGAACGCGTTTTCCGGTTTCACCAGAACACGCTCAAGGCGTTGGCCGAAATGACCGGCGCGGCGGGCCTGACCCATCCCAACGGCTTCATGCCGCACCACCTCTTGATGCGCGAAAGCGACCGCGACATGGTCACCGGAGAAGAGGTCTATCCCTACCTGCCCGAAGGGTTCCTGCTGCGCGGCGACGGTGACGACTTTGGCTATTCCATGCGCTGGAACCGGGCGCGGGCCGAAGCCTTTGAACCGTTTGATGCCTCTTATGTCTGA
- a CDS encoding chemotaxis protein CheA, with protein sequence MSGNSIRDTFFEECEELLEALVEGLALMEESPDDTEVVNAVFRSVHSIKGGAGAFALTRLVNFAHTFETVMDKVRDRELSVDEKLIGLFHRSGDMLNDLVASARDETDLDESAETTLIKELEDYLGPEAVEEEFSFEAMTLDIGGPPPLGLDLPEDLADGERLFRITFRPRKSLYENGHEPLLIFDALAELGQLKSTVDLSDLPEFDAFDPSDSVLSWALELTTAEPETTLHEVFEFVEGLCDLEIAVDADAAPSVLAAPNALPPLQDPEPTAKKPEAAASSKAAEVGKPASSAAAQSKESRGPKPTLRVDLDRVDRLINTVGELIINQAMISQRIEELDLPTVAHLTNELEAYKLLARDIQEGVMAIRAQPVKPLFQRMSRIVREASDATGKKSKLVTVGDSTEVDKTVIERLADPLTHMVRNAVDHGLESPADRAAAGKDATGTIRLSASHRSGSVFIEIADDGAGLNRERILAKAVEKGLVAADAELSEPEIDNLLFLPGFSTAGQVSNLSGRGVGMDVVKNAVQALGGRVSISSTPGKGTTFTIVLPLTLAVMDGFVIAVADQTMVIPIASILETIRPSARDIHIIGTDSEVVSVRGSYVPIVDVAQSLGLADKPERAQTGILLLVSTETNGLTALRVSSIHDQRQVVIKSLESNYTAIPGVSAATILGDGKIALILDPEELIRLGHITGTDLMAQQSRMELRHG encoded by the coding sequence ATGTCTGGCAATTCGATCCGCGATACCTTCTTCGAGGAATGCGAAGAACTTCTCGAAGCCCTGGTCGAGGGACTGGCCCTCATGGAGGAATCGCCTGATGACACGGAAGTCGTCAACGCGGTCTTCCGGTCCGTGCATTCGATCAAGGGTGGCGCCGGTGCCTTTGCGCTGACCCGGCTTGTCAATTTCGCGCATACCTTTGAAACCGTCATGGACAAGGTGCGCGATCGTGAACTCAGCGTGGATGAAAAGCTGATCGGCCTGTTCCATCGGTCCGGCGACATGCTGAACGACCTGGTCGCCTCGGCCCGCGACGAAACCGACCTGGACGAAAGCGCCGAAACCACCCTGATCAAAGAGCTTGAGGATTACCTTGGCCCCGAGGCGGTCGAGGAGGAATTCAGCTTTGAGGCGATGACCCTGGACATTGGCGGCCCCCCGCCGCTGGGCCTGGACCTGCCCGAGGATCTGGCCGACGGCGAAAGGCTGTTCCGGATCACCTTTCGCCCGCGCAAGTCGCTGTATGAAAACGGTCACGAACCGCTTTTGATCTTTGACGCCCTGGCCGAACTGGGCCAGCTCAAATCCACGGTCGATTTGTCCGACCTGCCCGAATTCGACGCATTCGATCCGTCTGATTCCGTGCTGTCCTGGGCGCTTGAACTGACCACCGCCGAGCCGGAGACGACGCTGCACGAGGTCTTTGAATTCGTCGAAGGGCTGTGCGATCTGGAAATCGCCGTCGATGCGGATGCCGCGCCTTCTGTTCTGGCGGCGCCCAACGCGCTCCCTCCGCTTCAGGATCCGGAACCCACGGCAAAAAAGCCTGAGGCCGCGGCTTCCTCCAAGGCAGCCGAGGTCGGGAAACCGGCATCGTCCGCCGCGGCGCAATCCAAGGAATCCCGCGGCCCCAAGCCAACCCTGCGCGTCGATCTGGACCGGGTCGACCGCCTGATCAACACGGTTGGCGAACTGATCATCAACCAGGCCATGATTTCCCAGCGAATCGAGGAGCTTGACCTGCCGACCGTGGCGCATCTGACGAACGAGCTCGAAGCCTACAAGCTGCTGGCGCGCGACATCCAGGAAGGCGTCATGGCGATCCGCGCCCAGCCCGTGAAACCGCTGTTCCAGCGCATGTCCCGCATCGTGCGCGAGGCATCCGATGCCACCGGCAAGAAATCCAAGCTGGTGACTGTGGGCGATTCCACCGAAGTCGACAAGACGGTGATCGAACGTCTGGCCGATCCGCTGACTCACATGGTGCGCAACGCCGTCGACCATGGGCTCGAAAGCCCGGCCGACCGGGCTGCGGCAGGCAAGGATGCCACCGGCACCATCCGGCTCTCGGCGTCGCACCGCTCGGGCAGCGTGTTCATCGAAATCGCCGACGATGGCGCCGGCCTGAACCGCGAACGCATCCTGGCCAAGGCCGTCGAAAAGGGGTTGGTCGCCGCCGATGCCGAACTGTCGGAACCCGAGATCGACAACCTCTTGTTCCTGCCCGGGTTTTCGACCGCAGGCCAGGTGTCCAACCTGTCCGGGCGCGGTGTCGGCATGGACGTCGTCAAGAACGCCGTGCAGGCGCTGGGTGGTCGCGTTTCGATCAGCTCGACGCCGGGGAAGGGCACGACCTTCACGATCGTGCTGCCCCTGACCCTTGCGGTCATGGACGGTTTCGTGATCGCCGTCGCCGATCAGACCATGGTCATTCCGATCGCCTCGATCCTGGAAACCATCCGACCCAGCGCCCGCGACATCCATATCATCGGCACCGACAGCGAAGTGGTCAGTGTCCGCGGCTCGTACGTGCCGATTGTCGATGTGGCCCAGTCGTTGGGGTTGGCCGACAAACCCGAACGGGCGCAGACCGGTATCCTGTTGCTGGTGTCGACGGAAACCAACGGGCTGACCGCGCTGCGGGTGTCCTCGATCCACGACCAGCGGCAGGTCGTGATCAAAAGTCTTGAGAGCAATTACACCGCAATCCCCGGGGTTTCGGCCGCCACCATCCTGGGGGATGGCAAGATCGCGCTGATCCTCGATCCCGAAGAACTGATCCGCCTTGGCCACATCACCGGAACGGATCTCATGGCACAACAGAGCAGAATGGAGCTTCGTCATGGCTGA
- a CDS encoding chemotaxis protein CheD: MQTQETLINVIQGDYVISTDPNAVLTTVLGSCIAVCLCDPVLKAGGMNHFLLPEGDASNAGNVRYGANAMELLINGLLKKGAERHRLEAKIFGGAKMMCNLRNIGASNAAFAHKFLKDEGIPCLAESVGGTSARRIRFWPTTGLVRQLLVQGNIDQVAPVKPVAPPVKTPEDILLF, from the coding sequence ATGCAGACACAAGAAACCCTCATCAACGTGATCCAGGGCGATTATGTCATCAGCACCGACCCGAACGCCGTCCTGACCACGGTTCTTGGGTCCTGTATCGCCGTGTGCCTGTGCGATCCGGTGCTCAAGGCCGGCGGCATGAACCATTTCCTTTTGCCCGAAGGCGACGCCAGCAATGCCGGCAATGTGCGCTATGGCGCCAATGCCATGGAATTGCTGATCAACGGCCTGCTGAAAAAAGGCGCCGAACGTCACCGGCTCGAGGCCAAGATCTTTGGCGGCGCAAAGATGATGTGCAACCTGCGCAACATCGGCGCATCCAATGCCGCCTTTGCCCACAAGTTCCTGAAGGACGAGGGGATTCCCTGCCTCGCCGAAAGCGTCGGCGGTACCTCGGCGCGGCGCATCCGGTTCTGGCCGACCACCGGGCTGGTCCGGCAGTTACTGGTGCAGGGCAACATAGACCAGGTCGCCCCGGTCAAACCCGTCGCGCCGCCCGTCAAGACACCCGAGGACATCCTGTTGTTCTGA
- a CDS encoding STAS domain-containing protein, with protein MQDINFHALGATRARSGEDPLVPFLLGARNAPVTISARDVQRLDAHRLQLLLVAEKQWRNDGSVFQVTDMTPTFRDGLGRLGLAPDHFDKEMPQ; from the coding sequence ATGCAAGACATTAACTTTCACGCTCTTGGGGCAACCAGGGCGCGTTCGGGCGAGGATCCTCTGGTTCCCTTCCTGCTTGGCGCCCGCAATGCACCCGTGACGATTTCGGCGCGCGATGTCCAGCGCCTGGATGCCCACAGGCTCCAGTTGCTTCTGGTCGCCGAAAAGCAATGGCGCAACGACGGGTCCGTATTTCAGGTCACCGACATGACGCCGACTTTCCGTGATGGCCTAGGCCGGCTTGGGCTCGCGCCCGATCATTTCGACAAGGAGATGCCGCAATGA
- a CDS encoding CheR family methyltransferase: protein MTQLVGTPGAADVPFSDEDFQALATLARREFGLNLAQSKKPLVYSRLSRRLKARKIAGFSEYMKLLDKGDDDSERMELISALTTNVTNFFREDHHFQMLRKDVLPACADRARNGKRLRIWSAGCSSGQEAYCIAMSLLDVFPEAHNHDAKILATDIDPQIVAKAKTGRYAPEDAAAIPEAYRKKWVTTATGGKPALSMSDDLRRLITFAELNLISQWPFQGPFDAIFCRNVAIYFDQETQQALWQRFCDLLMPGGYLFIGHSERITGPATSVLRGVGITSYQKTATATAAQPR, encoded by the coding sequence ATGACCCAGCTGGTCGGAACACCAGGCGCGGCAGACGTGCCCTTCAGCGATGAGGACTTTCAGGCCCTCGCCACATTGGCGCGCCGGGAATTCGGGCTGAACCTGGCGCAAAGCAAAAAGCCGCTGGTCTATTCGCGCCTGTCGCGACGCCTGAAGGCGCGCAAGATCGCCGGCTTTTCCGAATACATGAAACTGCTGGACAAGGGCGATGATGATTCCGAACGGATGGAGCTGATTTCTGCCCTGACGACCAATGTCACCAATTTCTTCCGCGAGGATCATCATTTTCAGATGCTGCGCAAGGATGTCCTGCCGGCCTGCGCCGATCGCGCCCGGAACGGCAAGCGCCTGCGCATCTGGTCGGCCGGCTGTTCCTCCGGTCAAGAGGCCTATTGCATCGCCATGTCCCTGCTCGATGTCTTTCCCGAGGCCCACAACCACGACGCCAAGATCCTGGCCACGGACATCGACCCGCAAATCGTCGCCAAGGCCAAGACCGGGCGCTATGCGCCAGAGGACGCCGCCGCGATCCCCGAGGCCTATCGCAAGAAATGGGTGACCACCGCGACGGGTGGCAAACCGGCGCTTTCGATGTCCGACGACCTGCGCCGTCTGATCACCTTTGCCGAGCTGAACCTGATTTCCCAATGGCCGTTCCAGGGACCGTTCGACGCGATCTTCTGCCGAAACGTGGCGATCTATTTCGATCAGGAAACCCAGCAGGCATTGTGGCAGCGCTTTTGCGATTTGCTCATGCCCGGCGGGTATCTGTTCATCGGACATTCGGAACGGATCACCGGCCCCGCCACCAGCGTCCTCAGGGGCGTTGGCATCACCAGCTACCAGAAAACCGCGACCGCAACAGCCGCACAACCTCGATAG
- a CDS encoding CheB methylesterase domain-containing protein: protein MNTYNEVEANLPKVVLISSGLARLPEFEVMRALFSALDVRWLVVTDRDQGADLHRTVSPGNPMGSELFAVPATASPEMIADQLRSLTSAGPARPVPVAAKPSPPPPAPVKAIPDADRIIVIGSSTGGVDALISVLSNFQPDCPPTLIVQHTGLGFGDSLAGLLNRQCAARVTLASGTHELRRGEILIGAGIRAHLVLDKTNPRRATMEQGPPVSGHLPSVDVLFRSAVPFAKKVSAAILTGMGRDGAEGLKELRDAGARTIAQNQATSVVYGMPRAAVELGAAEVSLPLNRIGPSLLAPSKSRHEAHH, encoded by the coding sequence ATGAACACCTACAACGAAGTCGAAGCAAACCTGCCAAAGGTCGTCCTGATTTCCAGCGGCCTTGCCAGGCTTCCGGAATTCGAAGTCATGCGGGCGCTGTTTTCGGCCCTGGATGTGCGCTGGCTTGTGGTCACGGACAGGGATCAGGGCGCGGACCTGCACCGCACGGTTTCGCCCGGCAACCCCATGGGGTCCGAGTTATTCGCGGTGCCCGCCACCGCCAGCCCCGAGATGATCGCCGATCAGTTGCGCAGCCTGACCAGCGCGGGTCCCGCCAGACCGGTGCCTGTCGCGGCCAAGCCCAGCCCGCCGCCCCCGGCGCCCGTCAAGGCGATACCCGACGCTGACCGGATCATCGTGATCGGCTCCAGCACCGGGGGGGTCGATGCCCTGATCTCCGTCCTGTCCAATTTTCAGCCCGATTGCCCGCCGACATTGATCGTGCAGCACACGGGCCTTGGCTTTGGCGACAGCCTTGCGGGGCTTTTGAACCGGCAATGCGCGGCGCGCGTGACGCTGGCCAGCGGCACGCACGAGCTGCGCCGGGGTGAAATCCTGATCGGGGCAGGCATCCGTGCCCACCTGGTGCTGGACAAGACCAATCCGCGGCGTGCGACCATGGAACAAGGCCCCCCTGTGTCGGGCCACCTGCCCTCGGTCGACGTCCTGTTCCGCTCGGCCGTGCCCTTTGCGAAAAAGGTATCGGCGGCCATCCTGACCGGAATGGGGCGCGACGGCGCCGAGGGGCTCAAGGAACTGCGCGACGCCGGCGCCCGCACCATCGCGCAGAACCAGGCGACCTCGGTCGTCTATGGAATGCCCCGCGCCGCCGTCGAACTGGGCGCCGCCGAGGTCAGCCTGCCGCTGAACCGCATTGGGCCCAGCCTTCTGGCCCCTTCCAAATCCAGACACGAGGCGCACCACTGA
- a CDS encoding chemotaxis protein CheW, which translates to MAEAAEVRNDSQFEFITFSAGGQSFCLEITQIREIRRWTPVTALPHTPKDVLGVMNLRGAVIPIFDLAARFGLGATPANERNVVIVAAVGGTTIGLLVESVSEILSVEKSAIQETPDIKSDATKHSILGMISVDESMVRVVNLDAVLDAGKGAS; encoded by the coding sequence ATGGCTGAAGCAGCAGAAGTCCGCAACGACTCGCAGTTCGAATTCATCACCTTCTCTGCGGGCGGGCAGAGTTTCTGCCTCGAGATCACGCAGATCCGGGAAATCCGGCGCTGGACCCCGGTCACCGCCTTGCCGCACACGCCCAAGGACGTGCTTGGCGTCATGAACCTGCGCGGCGCGGTGATCCCGATCTTTGACCTTGCGGCACGCTTTGGCCTGGGCGCGACGCCGGCGAACGAACGCAATGTCGTCATCGTTGCAGCGGTTGGCGGCACAACCATCGGCCTTTTGGTCGAATCCGTCTCGGAGATCCTGTCGGTGGAAAAATCCGCCATTCAGGAAACCCCCGACATCAAATCGGACGCAACCAAGCACAGCATCCTGGGCATGATCTCGGTCGATGAATCGATGGTGCGGGTGGTCAATCTGGATGCGGTTCTGGACGCGGGCAAAGGCGCTTCTTGA
- a CDS encoding response regulator — protein sequence MGLKESLRIMVVDDMATSRGLITQALDDIGIKNYITENDGSRALERLSTTPVHLVLSDFNMPGLDGLGLLKAVRTAPSTQKMGFILVTGRPTPEIVNEARRLGLNNMIKKPFTSASMKQCIESVVGRL from the coding sequence ATGGGTTTGAAAGAATCCCTTAGAATTATGGTGGTCGACGACATGGCGACCAGCCGCGGCCTGATCACCCAGGCGCTCGATGACATCGGGATCAAGAACTACATCACCGAAAACGACGGCAGCCGCGCACTGGAACGGCTGTCCACGACGCCGGTCCACCTGGTCCTGTCGGACTTCAACATGCCCGGGCTGGACGGCCTCGGTCTGCTCAAGGCCGTCCGTACCGCGCCATCTACGCAAAAGATGGGGTTCATCCTGGTGACCGGGCGCCCGACCCCGGAGATCGTCAATGAGGCAAGGCGGCTGGGGTTGAACAACATGATCAAGAAACCCTTTACATCCGCTTCGATGAAGCAATGCATCGAAAGTGTCGTGGGGCGCCTATGA